From the Tripterygium wilfordii isolate XIE 37 chromosome 6, ASM1340144v1, whole genome shotgun sequence genome, one window contains:
- the LOC120000215 gene encoding tubulin alpha chain-like, translated as MRECISIHIGQAGIQVGNACWELYCLEHGIQPDGQMPSDKTVGGGDDAFNTFFSETSAGKHVPRAIFVDLEPTVIDEVRTGAYRQLFHPEQLISGKEDAANNFARGHYTIGKEIVDLCLDRIRKLADNCTGLQGFLVFNAVGGGTGSGLGSLLLERLSVDYGKKSKLGFTIYPSPQVSTSVVEPYNSVLSTHSLLEHTDVSVLLDNEAIYDICRRSLDIERPTYTNLNRLVSQVISSLTTSLRFDGALNVDITEFQTNLVPYPRIHFMLSSYAPVISAEKAYHEQLSVSEITNSAFEPSSMMAKCDPRHGKYMACCLMYRGDVVPKDVNAAVATIKTKRTIQFVDWCPTGFKCGINYQPPTVVPGGDLAKVQRAVCMISNSTSVVEVFSRIDHKFDLMYAKRAFVHWYVGEGMEEGEFSEAREDLAALEKDYEEVGAESAEGEDDEGEEY; from the exons ATGAGAGAGTGCATTTCGATTCACATTGGTCAGGCCGGTATTCAGGTCGGCAATGCATGCTGGGAGCTTTACTGCCTCGAGCATGGCATCCAG CCTGATGGCCAGATGCCAAGTGACAAGACTGTTGGTGGTGGAGATGATGCTTTCAACACCTTCTTCAGCGAAACCAGTGCTGGGAAGCACGTGCCTCGAGCTATTTTTGTTGATCTTGAACCCACTGTTATTGATGAAGTGAGAACTGGAGCATACCGCCAGCTTTTCCATCCTGAGCAGCTCATCAGTGGCAAAGAAGATGCTGCCAACAACTTTGCTCGTGGTCACTACACGA TTGGGAAGGAGATTGTTGATCTCTGTTTGGATCGTATCCGAAAACTTGCTGACAACTGCACTGGGCTGCAAGGGTTCCTAGTGTTCAATGCTGTGGGAGGTGGTACTGGTTCTGGTCTTGGTTCACTTCTGTTGGAGCGACTTTCTGTTGATTATGGCAAAAAGTCAAAGCTCGGTTTCACAATCTATCCCTCACCTCAGGTTTCTACATCTGTCGTGGAGCCCTACAACAGTGTCCTATCAACCCATTCCCTCCTTGAGCATACAGATGTCTCCGTGCTGCTTGATAATGAGGCCATCTATGACATTTGCAGGCGATCTCTTGACATTGAACGCCCCACTTACACCAATCTGAACCGTCTCGTCTCTCAG GTGATCTCATCCCTCACAACTTCTTTGAGGTTTGACGGAGCTCTGAATGTGGATATCACTGAGTTCCAGACCAACCTGGTTCCTTACCCTAGGATTCATTTTATGCTCTCCTCATATGCACCGGTCATTTCAGCCGAGAAGGCATACCATGAGCAACTATCTGTTTCTGAGATCACAAACAGTGCCTTTGAGCCCTCTTCCATGATGGCCAAGTGTGATCCTCGCCATGGTAAGTACATGGCTTGCTGCCTCATGTACCGTGGTGATGTTGTTCCCAAAGATGTGAATGCAGCTGTGGCTACCATCAAGACGAAGCGTACAATTCAGTTTGTTGACTGGTGCCCTACTGGATTTAAGTGTGGTATCAACTACCAGCCACCTACTGTTGTTCCAGGAGGTGACCTTGCCAAGGTGCAGCGGGCCGTCTGCATGATCTCCAACTCCACCAGTGTTGTAGAAGTGTTCTCCCGCATTGACCACAAGTTTGATCTCATGTATGCTAAGCGTGCATTTGTGCATTGGTATGTTGGTGAGGGAATGGAGGAAGGGGAATTTTCAGAGGCTCGTGAGGACCTTGCTGCTCTTGAGAAGGATTATGAGGAGGTTGGTGCTGAGTCTGCTGAGGGAGAGGATGATGAAGGAGAAGAATATTGA
- the LOC120001137 gene encoding oligopeptide transporter 4-like, with protein sequence MWFLGIISCGLLSFLNTFFAYRTEPLLITMISVQVASLPIGKFMARTLPNNKFRIPGFGDREFSLNPGPFNVKEHVLISIFANAGSGFGGGTAYAVGIVNIIKAFYHRNISFVAALILVITTQVLGYGWAGILRRFVVEPAEMWWPSSLVQVSVFRALHENDNARMSRGKFFLIALICSFSWYIFPGYLMTVLTSISWVCWVFPKSVTAHQIGSGMDGLGLGSFALDWSSIASYLGSPLISPFFAIANVIVGYILLIYGVIPLVYWGSNLYNAKTFPIFSSDLFNEHGRPYNVSAIVNDKFEIDRAAYDREGLINLSVFFSVTYGLGFAAIVSTITHVALFNGREILRQFRASYKGKQDVHTKLMKKYKGIPEWWFYAMLVVSMILSLMLCIFFKSEIQMPWWGLLFAAALALAFTLPISVITATTNQTPGLNVVTEYIMGIILPGKPIANVCFKTYGYISMSQAVSFLNDFKLGHYMKIPPRSMFLVQLIGTIIAGVINIGVAWWLLTSIDNICQEGLLPPNSPWTCPSDRVFYDASVIWGLVGPKRMFGPLGNYSALNWFFLGGAVGPLIVWLLHKAFPKQKWIPLINLPVLLGATGMMPPATAVNFNSWIVTGVIFNYFVFKYRKNWWQKYNYVLSAALDAGLAFMGILLYFSLSMEDKSLSWWATNGERCDLATCPTAKGIVVDGCPVY encoded by the exons ATGTGGTTTCTGGGAATAATCTCGTGCGGGCTACTCTCATTCCTCAACACCTTCTTCGCCTACCGAACCGAGCCGCTCTTGATAACCATGATCTCGGTCCAGGTAGCGAGTCTCCCGATAGGGAAGTTTATGGCGAGGACTCTGCCCAACAACAAGTTTCGGATCCCCGGGTTTGGGGATCGGGAGTTCTCGCTGAATCCCGGCCCGTTTAACGTGAAGGAGCACGTTTTGATATCGATTTTTGCCAATGCTGGGTCTGGGTTTGGAGGTGGAACGGCTTATGCTGTTGGAATTGTTAatatcatcaaagccttttatCACAGGAATATTTCTTTCGTGGCTGCATTGATTCTTGTTATCACTACACAG GTGTTGGGATATGGGTGGGCTGGGATTCTGCGGAGGTTCGTGGTGGAGCCGGCTGAAATGTGGTGGCCTAGTAGTCTCGTTCAAGTTTCTGTTTTCAG GGCTCTGCACGAGAATGACAATGCTCGCATGTCGAGAGGGAAATTCTTCTTGATTGCACTTATTTGCAGCTTCTCCTGGTATATCTTCCCTGGATACCTTATGACAGTTTTGACAAGTATTTCTTGGGTTTGCTGGGTATTTCCCAAATCAGTAACGGCCCATCAAATCGGTTCAGGAATGGATGGACTTGGACTCGGATCCTTCGCCCTCGACTGGTCATCTATAGCCTCTTACCTAGGCAGCCCCCTTATAAGCCCGTTCTTCGCCATTGCCAATGTCATTGTTGGCTATATATTATTGATCTATGGCGTAATCCCACTCGTTTACTGGGGAAGTAATCTTTATAATGCAAAGACCTTCCCAATCTTCTCCTCCGATTTGTTCAATGAACATGGGCGGCCATATAATGTATCAGCTATTGTGAATGACAAGTTTGAAATAGACAGAGCAGCATATGACAGGGAGGGACTTATAAATTTGAGTGTGTTCTTTTCGGTGACATATGGTCTTGGCTTTGCTGCCATTGTATCTACCATCACACATGTGGCCTTGTTCAATGGAAg GGAGATATTAAGACAGTTTCGAGCTTCGTACAAAGGAAAGCAAGATGTTCACacaaaattaatgaagaaatacAAAGGCATTCCTGAATGGTGGTTTTATGCTATGCTTGTTGTGTCAATGATACTTTCTCTCATGCTGTGCATTTTTTTCAAAAGTGAGATTCAAATGCCATGGTGGGGGCTTCTTTTCGCAGCAGCACTTGCACTAGCGTTCACTCTTCCTATTAGTGTCATTACTGCAACAACAAACCAG ACACCGGGACTAAATGTTGTAACAGAATACATCATGGGTATCATTCTGCCTGGTAAACCAATAGCCAATGTGTGCTTCAAGACTTACGGCTACATTAGCATGAGTCAGGCAGTTTCCTTCCTCAACGATTTCAAGCTCGGCCACTACATGAAGATTCCACCAAGATCAATGTTCTTAGTCCAG TTGATAGGCACTATTATAGCTGGGGTTATTAACATTGGAGTGGCTTGGTGGCTATTGACTAGCATAGACAACATATGTCAAGAAGGTCTTCTACCCCCAAACAGTCCTTGGACATGTCCAAGTGATCGTGTCTTCTACGACGCCTCTGTCATTTGGGGTTTGGTCGGACCAAAGCGAATGTTCGGGCCTCTTGGAAACTACTCTGCACTCAACTGGTTCTTCCTTGGAGGTGCTGTAGGACCTCTCATTGTATGGTTGCTACACAAAGCTTTCCCAAAACAGAAATGGATTCCTCTGATAAATTTACCAGTACTTTTGGGGGCAACTGGTATGATGCCGCCAGCTACAGCTGTGAATTTCAATAGCTGGATTGTGACGGGAGTTATCTTCAATTACTTCGTCTTCAAGTATAGGAAGAACTGGTGGCAGAAATATAATTATGTTCTCTCTGCGGCTTTGGATGCTGGGTTGGCTTTTATGGGGATTCTTCTATACTTCAGTCTGTCAATGGAGGATAAAAGTTTATCTTGGTGGGCTACAAATGGAGAACGCTGTGATTTAGCTACATGCCCAACAGCCAAAGGCATTGTTGTTGATGGGTGTCCTGTGTATTGA
- the LOC119999323 gene encoding receptor protein-tyrosine kinase CEPR1-like yields MAYHYSIFFIFVILFSLSFSSEGISFNQSEFFSLMKTSLSGNVLLDWDVTEGKPYCNFSGVSCNNEGYVEKIDISGWSLSGRFPADICSYLPELRVLRIGHNHLQRDFLESIINCTVLEELNMSSLNLSGSLPDLSPLKSLRILDMSYNIFTGKFPLSFTNLTNLEVLNFNENPEFSAWKLPDDISKLIKLKYLILATCNIHGQIPASIGNMTSLVDLELSGNFLTGQIPAALGFLKNLQQLELYYNYDLSGSIPEELGNLTELVDLDISVNKLMGKIPESICRLPKLQVLQLYNNSLTGELPSIIANSKTLRILSLYDNLLTGHVPQNLGQSSGMIVVDLSENQLSGPLPTEVCRGGKLQYFLVLDNMFSGEIPDSYENCKTLLRFRVSHNHLEGSIPEGLFSLPRVSIIDLSYNNLSGPIAKTIENARNLSELFMQSNHISGFLPPEISQAINLVKIDLSNNLLSGPMPSQIGSLKKLNLLMLQSNKLNSSIPESLSFLKSLNVLDLSNNLFSGGIPESLCELLPNSINFSNNRLSGPIPLSLIKGGLVESFSGNPGLCVSVSVNSPYQNFPICSLKYNRKKLNSIWAIGISAFLIIIGTVLFLKRRCSNERTVMEHDETLSLSFFSYDAKSFHRISFNQQEILEAMVDKNIVGHGGSGTVYKIELKSGEVVAVKQLWSQKTKYSAPDDRLILDKELKTEVETLGSIRHKNIVKLYCYFSSLDCSLLVYEYMPNGNLWDALHKGWILLDWPTRHQIALGVAQGLAYLHHDLLPKIIHRDIKSTNILLDINYQPKVADFGIAKILQARGGKDSTTTVIAGTYGYLAPEYAYSCKASTKCDVYSFGVVLMELITGKKPVEAEYGENKNIVNWVSTKVDTKEGAMEALDRRLSGSFRDEMIQVLRISMHCTNKTPSYRPTMNEVVQMLKEADPCRFDSTKSSNKTIEIPNVNKTTQIPI; encoded by the exons ATGGCTTATCATTAttctattttcttcatttttgtcATACTTTTTTCTCTGTCCTTTTCTTCTGAAGGGATCAGTTTTAACCAGTCAGAGTTTTTCAGCCTCATGAAAACTTCTCTATCGGGAAATGTTTTGTTAGATTGGGATGTCACAGAAGGGAAACCTTACTGTAATTTCTCCGGGGTAAGCTGCAACAATGAAGGGTACGTTGAAAAGATTGACATATCAGGGTGGTCACTCTCAGGCCGGTTTCCAGCTGATATATGCTCTTACCTGCCTGAGTTACGTGTTCTCCGAATTGGACACAACCATCTCCAACGAGACTTCCTTGAAAGCATCATCAACTGCACTGTCTTGGAGGAGCTCAATATGAGTTCCTTGAACCTCAGTGGATCTCTTCCAGATCTATCACCATTGAAATCATTGCGGATACTTGACATGTCATACAATATTTTCACAGGCAAGTTCCCCTTGTCATTCACTAATCTTACCAATCTTGAGGTGCTTAACTTCAATGAGAATCCCGAATTCAGTGCATGGAAACTTCCGGATGATATTTCCAAGCTGATAAAGCTCAAATATTTGATCTTGGCAACATGCAACATTCATGGTCAGATCCCAGCATCGATAGGAAACATGACATCTCTTGTTGATCTTGAATTGAGTGGCAACTTTCTCACAGGTCAGATTCCAGCAGCACTTGGGTTCTTGAAGAACTTGCAACAGCTAGAGCTATACTACAACTATGATCTTTCTGGCAGTATACCAGAGGAACTTGGAAATCTAACAGAGCTAGTAGACTTGGACATCTCTGTCAATAAATTGATGGGAAAGATTCCAGAATCTATATGCCGTCTTCCCAAGCTCCAAGTTCTGCAGCTTTACAACAACAGCCTCACAGGAGAACTCCCAAGCATAATTGCAAACTCCAAGACCTTGCGCATACTGTCACTTTACGACAACTTACTGACAGGACATGTTCCACAAAACCTGGGACAGTCATCAGGTATGATTGTTGTAGACTTGTCGGAGAACCAACTATCAGGTCCACTGCCAACAGAGGTTTGCCGGGGAGGTAAATTGCAATACTTTCTTGTCCTGGATAATATGTTTTCCGGAGAGATACCAGATAGTTATGAAAATTGCAAAACTCTTCTGCGGTTTCGAGTTAGTCATAACCACTTGGAAGGCTCAATACCCGAAGGACTTTTCAGTCTTCCTCGGGTTTCAATCATTGATTTGAGTTACAATAATTTGAGTGGTCCAATTGCGAAAACAATTGAAAATGCCAGAAACCTGTCAGAATTGTTTATGCAGAGTAACCATATCTCAGGTTTTCTACCTCCTGAAATCTCTCAAGCCATCAATCTGGTGAAGATTGATCTCAGCAATAACCTCCTGTCTGGCCCAATGCCTTCTCAAATAGGAAGTCTAAAGAAGCTCAATCTACTGATGTTGCAAAGCAATAAGCTCAATTCTTCAATCCCCGAATCACTTTCCTTCTTAAAATCTCTCAATGTTCTTGATCTTTCCAACAACCTCTTTTCTGGGGGTATCCCAGAAAGTCTATGTGAGTTGTTACCAAACTCTATCAACTTCTCAAACAACAGGCTTTCTGGTCCAATACCTCTATCATTGATAAAAGGAGGCTTAGTGGAGAGCTTCTCAGGGAACCCAGGTCTCTGTGTGTCAGTTTCTGTTAATTCACCATACCAGAATTTCCCCATATGTTCACTAAAGTATAACCGAAAGAAACTGAATTCTATATGGGCTATTGGAATTTCGGCATTTCTCATCATCATTGGAACTGTACTGTTCCTAAAACGCCGATGCAGTAATGAAAGAACTGTGATGGAACATGATGAGACATTATCTTTGTCATTCTTTTCATATGATGCAAAGAGCTTTCATCGAATAAGTTTTAACCAACAGGAAATCCTTGAAGCCATGGTTGATAAGAATATAGTGGGTCATGGAGGATCTGGGACTGTGTACAAAATTGAATTGAAAAGTGGTGAGGTTGTTGCAGTCAAGCAGCTGTGGAGTCAGAAAACAAAATATTCAGCTCCAGATGATCGATTGATTTTGGACAAGGAGTTGAAAACTGAAGTTGAAACTCTGGGAAGTATACGACACAAAAACATTGTCAAGTTATACTGCTACTTCTCAAGCTTGGATTGCAGCTTGTTAGTTTACGAGTACATGCCAAATGGAAACCTTTGGGATGCCCTACACAAAGGGTGGATCCTTTTGGATTGGCCTACCCGTCATCAAATAGCACTTGGTGTCGCACAGGGTTTAGCATATCTTCACCATGATTTGCTGCCAAAAATTATTCACAGAGACATCAAGTCAACCAACATCCTGTTAGATATCAATTATCAGCCAAAGGTTGCGGACTTTGGCATAGCCAAGATTTTGCAAGCTAGAGGAGGGAAAGATTCTACCACTACTGTTATTGCAGGAACCTATGGTTACTTGGCTCCAG AATATGCGTATTCGTGTAAAGCATCAACCAAATGTGATGTCTACAGTTTTGGAGTAGTATTGATGGAACTGATAACTGGGAAGAAGCCAGTAGAAGCAGAGTATGGAGAAAACAAGAACATTGTAAATTGGGTTTCGACAAAAGTAGACACCAAGGAAGGAGCTATGGAGGCATTGGATAGGCGCTTATCAGGGTCATTCAGGGACGAGATGATTCAGGTACTCCGGATTTCCATGCACTGCACCAACAAGACTCCATCCTATCGCCCGACCATGAATGAGGTTGTTCAAATGCTGAAAGAGGCAGACCCATGCAGATTTGATTCTACCAAGTCATCAAATAAGACCATAGAGATACCAAATGTCAATAAGACCACACAGATACCAATTTGA
- the LOC120000780 gene encoding protein RESPONSE TO ABA AND SALT 1-like, producing the protein MPNPVQEFENYFNTWVQRQEKFLTQLQIAVSPENIHKIDEHRGLIRQVFDHYHNYYQEKSNASRDDVFLFLSLPWYSSFERSLLWFSEFKPSTLFALVKVSVRDSTEEQVRKLEGAKSETQREEREINESMAKLQERVATPPILDVARRFGRSVDAEVIESEEDLEGLKALMLTIIDDADLLRGSTVRKVSKILCPIQTLRWLLAAVEFQLRVRRWGQQRDGQIMTVDRNLQSTA; encoded by the coding sequence ATGCCAAACCCAGTTCAGGAATTCGAAAATTACTTCAACACATGGGTTCAACGCCAAGAGAAATTCCTAACCCAGCTCCAAATCGCAGTTTCACCGGAAAATATACACAAAATCGATGAACACAGAGGGTTAATCCGACAAGTCTTTGATCATTATCACAACTACTACCAAGAGAAGTCAAATGCCTCTAGAGATGACGTCTTCCTCTTCTTATCCCTTCCGTGGTACTCTTCCTTCGAAAGATCGTTACTCTGGTTCAGTGAGTTTAAGCCGTCGACACTGTTTGCTTTAGTGAAGGTTTCAGTGAGGGACTCGACGGAGGAACAGGTGAGGAAATTGGAGGGGGCGAAATCCGAGACGCAGAGAGAGGAGCGTGAGATTAACGAATCGATGGCGAAGCTTCAAGAACGGGTGGCGACACCGCCGATTCTTGACGTCGCGAGGCGGTTCGGGAGATCAGTTGACGCAGAAGTTATTGAATCGGAGGAGGATTTGGAGGGTTTGAAGGCGCTGATGCTGACAATTATCGATGATGCTGACTTGCTTCGTGGATCGACTGTCCGGAAGGTTTCGAAGATTCTGTGTCCGATTCAAACATTACGGTGGCTACTGGCGGCGGTTGAGTTTCAATTGCGAGTGAGGAGGTGGGGACAGCAGAGGGATGGACAAATAATGACCGTTGATCGAAATCTCCAATCAACGGCTTAG